The following proteins come from a genomic window of Leishmania major strain Friedlin complete genome, chromosome 17:
- a CDS encoding bis(5'-nucleosyl)-tetraphosphatase,symmetrical-like protein: MCIPAVLKPGPLGESASPSAEDGAVEDVCVFVGDLVNKGPDSYGVVRFLRDIGAIGVLGNHDAALLQLSEKLRADVPLTDKEASSSLYPLALHCPDDVFAFMMSVPHILCFHAYRLIVVHAGIDPSIPLAAQSVEAVTRMRNLVKAKKYWRQPTNEATGQPAHVALSVSAAFATLERPKLGANWGVKWSELARKLHGSVAGEEASDRSSDRSRGRSRSGGSGTGDGADDSGKKKPKKADEDVSKWRRRIHRDYTDFTVVYGHDAKRRLQVYPYAYGLDSGCVYGGELTGLVWPSTLVSVPGWTDPSPPRKSKV; encoded by the coding sequence ATGTGCATCCCGGCTGTTCTGAAGCCAGGCCCGTTGGGAGAATCGGCTTCGCCATCAGCCGAGGACGGTGCTGTGGAGGATGTCTGCGTCTTCGTCGGTGACCTTGTGAACAAAGGCCCGGATTCGTACGGCGTCGTGCGGTTCCTGCGCGACATCGGTGCTATTGGTGTACTGGGGAATcacgacgcggcgctgctgcaactCTCCGAGAAGCTGCGGGCGGATGTTCCGCTGACGGACAaggaggcgagcagcagcctctACCCACTGGCATTGCACTGCCCCGACGACGTCTTTGCCTTCATGATGTCTGTCCCCCACATTCTGTGTTTCCATGCCTATCGGCTCATCGTTGTCCATGCGGGCATCGATCCGTCAATCCCGCTTGCCGCCCAGAGCGTCGAGGCTGTAACGCGCATGCGTAACCTGGTAAAGGCCAAAAAGTACTGGAGGCAGCCGACCAATGAGGCCACGGGACAGCCAGCGCACGTGGCCCTCTCTGTTTCTGCCGCCTTTGCGACACTGGAGCGGCCTAAACTCGGTGCAAACTGGGGCGTGAAGTGGTCGGAGCTGGCCCGCAAGCTGCACGGCTCTGTGgccggcgaggaggcgagcgATAGAAGCAGTGACCGaagccgcggccgcagccgtAGCGGCGGAAGTGGCACCGGCGATGGTGCAGACGACAGCGGAAAGAAGAAGCCAAAGAAGGCAGATGAGGATGTGTCGAAGTGGCGAAGGCGCATTCATCGAGACTACACTGATTTCACGGTCGTGTACGGTCACGACGCCAAGCGACGGCTGCAGGTGTATCCGTACGCCTACGGGCTCGATTCTGGTTGCGTCTACGGTGGCGAGCTGACGGGGTTGGTGTGGCCGAGCACGCTGGTGTCCGTGCCAGGGTGGACGGACCCCTCGCCACCGCGCAAGTCGAAGGTGTGA